The following nucleotide sequence is from Streptomyces leeuwenhoekii.
GCGGCGACGAACCCGAGGCCACGGCCATGGGCACCCGCTCGGTCGCCAGCAGCTCGACGAACTTCCGCATCTCGGGATACACGCGGGTCGAGGCGCGGGCCAGCTCCAGATAGCGGCGGTTCTTGGCGGCCACCAGCTCCTCCACCGACGCCGCCAGGCCGTAGCGCTGCTTCCAGTCGGCGACCGTCTCCCGCGTGCTGATGCCGACGTACCCCTCGTGCTGCTCCCAGGTGAAGTCCGGGACGCCGTGCTCGGCGAGGACCTGCCGGCCCGCTTCGTAGTAGTTCGGCTCGCTGTCCACGAGCGTTCCGTCGAGATCGAAGATGACCGAGATGTCGCCGAGAGTGCTCATGGGGCCCAGGATGTCAAAGATCATGTGGGCCCCGGAAGGGCGGGATCAGCCCCGGGCGGTGCGACCGAGGGACTCCACCAGCGGCAGCAGCCGGTGCGGGACGCGTTCGCGCAGCGCCACCTCGGTGCGGGTCCGCACCACGCCGGGCAGGCTGATCAGCTTCTGGATCACGTCCTCCAGGTGGGCGTTGTCCCGCGCCACGACCCGGGTCAGCAGATCCCCGCCGCCGGTGATGGAGAACGCCTCGACGATCTCGGGCACCGCGGCGAGGGCGTCGCCCACGTCGTCCAGGTGACCCTGCGTGACCTCGATGTGCACGAAGGCGAGGACCGGGTGGCCGAGCGCGGCGGGGGAGAGGACGGGGCCCGTGCCGGTGATGACGCCGTCCCGCTCCAGCCGGTCGAGGCGGGCCTGGACCGTGCCACGCGCCACGCCCAGGATGCGGGCGTACTCGCGCACGCTGGTGCGCGGCTGCTCCAGCAGCAGCCGCAGGATGCGGGTGTCCAGCTCGTCCACGGCCACGGTGACCCGTCTCCTCGTCCCTCGGTGACTCCGCCCGACTGTACCAATGGCCCAGTCGCCGACCGGACGGGGTGGCCGCCCGGCCTGGGCCGTTGGTCCGCCTGTGGCCGACCCGGACCGGTCTCGGCTGGGCCAATGGACCAGTGTGGAAGTCGGCTCTTGAGCCACTGGCGGCCGGGATGCTCATATGGATACGTCGATGGCGCTGCGGATCCCGCGGCGCCTTTTTCATGCCGGTCGGTGATCAGTGAACGAAGGGGGCGGTAATCAGTGCTGAAGAGAGTGTTCGTGGCTCCGGATCCGGGGCGGACACGGTTGCGTTTCGCCACGCGGGCCGTCCTCGGCATCGCACTGGCCGTCGTCGTCTGCGGTGTGGCCGGACACTCCCTCCAGGGCGTCGTCACCGGCGGCCTCGCCGCCCTGCTCGCCCTCTTCACCGTCACCGACGCCACGGTCCGCGGACAGGCGGTCACCACCGCCCTGCTGCCGGCCGTCGGCCTGCCCGTGCTCGCGGCCGCGGCCGAGCTGCACGACCACCCCGTGGCCCGGGACCTCACCTTCCTGGCCGTCGTCGGCCTGGGTGTGTACGCCCGCCGCTGGGGACCGCGCGGACACAGCCTCGGCGTGTTCGCCTTCATGACCTACTTCGTGGCGCAGTTCCTGCACGCGACCACCGACCGGCTGCCCGAGCTGTTCGCCTCCGTGCTGCTGTCCGTGCTCTCCGCCGCGGCGGTGCGCTTCGGCCTGTGGTGCTACGAGCGGCGTCTCCCGCCCGCTCCGGTGCCCGTCCCGCCCGGCGGCACCGGCCTGGCCCGCGTGACCACGCGGCAGGCCGTCCAGGCGACCGCCGGGGCGGGCTTCGCGCTCGTCGTCGGCCAGCTCGTCTCCGGGCAGCGCTGGTACTGGGCCGTCGGCGCGACGTGGTGGATCTTCGTCAACACCACCTCGCGCGGCGAGACCCTCGTCCGCGGCTTCCGGCGGGTCCTCGGCACCGTGCTCGGCATCGGTCTCGGTCTGCTCGTCGCCGTGCCCGCGCAGGGCGCCGCGCTGCCCACGGCGGTGCTCGCCGCCGTCTGCGTCTTCGGCATCTTCTACACGGCCGCCGTGTCGTACACCTGGATGATGCTGTGCGTGACGGTGCTCGCCGGATCGCTGTACGGCCTCCTGGGTGTCCTCACCCCGGGTCTGCTCGTCCTGCGGCTCGCCGAGACCGCCGTGGGCGCGCTCGGCGCCGCGCTCGCCGTGCTCCTCGTCCTGCCCGTGACCACCCACGCCGTCACCGACGCCTGGATCCAGCGCGCGCTGCGCTGCGTCCACGCCTGCACCGCCGAGGCCGCCGCGCGCCTGGCCGGAGACGAGAGCGCCGACCCGGCGCCCCGGGTGGCCGAGCTGGAGCAGGCGCTGGCCCGGGTGCGGCTGTCGGTCGCCCCGCTGGTGCACCCGCTGAACCCGGCGCTCGGGCGCAAACGGCGCGCCCGCCGGGTGCTCGCCCTGCTCGACGACTGCGCCCGGGAGATCCGCGGTCTGGTCGCGGTCGCGGCCGACCCGGTGGCCTCGCACGACGCCCGCCTGGCCGCGGCCTGCTGGCGCGTCGAGTCCGCCGTCGAGGCGCTCACCGGGGGCGGCGCCGTCCCCGCGCGGGAGGCCGGGCGCGAGCCCGCCGTGGAACCGGCGCTGGCCCACCTCCACGGCCTGGAACGGGCTCTGGCCGAGCTCGCCGTGCCGCTGCGGGCGGGATCGGGCTCACCGCTGGTCGGGGCCTGAGGGCGGACCGTCCGCGGCCGACCCGCCCGCGGGCGAGCCGATGGCACAGGGGCGTGCGGGCGGCGGGAGAATGCGCGTCTGGTCTAGACCTTGCCTGATCGGCTGCTACCGTCACCCCCCGACGGCACAGGGACGAGAGGGGACAGCGGTGGCAGAGGGCGACGGGCGGCAGCGGCGGGCGTTCATCGGGTCGTTCACGGCGGCCGGGGGCCCCGGGATCGTGACGGCTCGGGTCGCCCCGGAGACCGGCGCGCTCACCGCTCTCGGCGCCCTGGACGGCGTACCGGACCCCTCCTATCTGGCCCTGTCGCCGGACGGGGGGACGCTCTACGCGGTCAGCGAGACCGCCGACGGCGCGGTGGCCGCCTACCGCGTGCGCGGGGACCGGCCCGAACCCGCCGGGGCGCCGGTGCCCGTCGACGCCAGCGGCCCCACCCACCTCAGCCTGTTCGCCGGTCACGTCCTGACCGCCAACTACGGCTCCGGCAGCGTCACCGCCGTGCCCCTGCGCGCCGACGGCACCCTGGCCCGGGCGGCGTCCGGTGTGCTCCGGCACACCGGCTCGGGTCCCCACTCCCCGCGCCAGCAGAGCCCGCACGCCCACCAGGTGCAGCCCGACCCGAGCGGCCGGTGGGCGGTCAGCGTCGACCTCGGCACGGACTCCGTACGGGTGTGCACGCTGACGGACGGCGTCCCGGCCGTGCACCGGGAGGCCGCGCTGCGGCCCGGCTCGGGGCCGCGGCACCTGGCGTTCCACCCGGACGGCACCCGCGCCTACGTGGTCAACGAACTCACCCCGACCGTCACCGTGTGCCGGTGGGACGCGGCCGAGGGCAGCCTCCAGCCGCTCGCCGAGACCCCGGTGCTGCCCGGCGTCCCGGCGGGCGACGCCTACCCCTCGGGCATCGTCGCCTCCCGCGACGGCCGCTTCGTCTGGACGGCGACCCGCGGCGAGGACGTCCTGTCGGTCCTCGCGGTCGAGGGGGAGACCCTGCGGCTACTCGGAACGGTGCCCTGCGCGGGCCGGTGGCCCCGGGCGCTCACCGAGTCGGACGGTGTCCTGTACGTGGCGAACGAACGCTCCGGAGACGTGACCTGGTTCCCGGTCGACCCCGGTACCGGGTTGCCGCGCCGCGGCGGCTCCCTCGAGGTGCCGGCGGCCTCCTGCGTGATCTTCGACTGAGCCCCGGCCGCCGCCGCACGACCCTGGGTGCGGGCCGCCGCGACCTTGCCGCGCCGCCGCGCGTCCCCGAGCCCCGGCGGCCACCGGGCCCGGGAGCCGGACTCCGGTTCGCGGCGCCGCCTCCCCGGCTGCCGCGGGCCCTGCTCCACCCCGTGAGGACACGGCGAAGGGCCCGCTCCCGGACAGGAGCGGGCCCTTCGCGGCCGCGACGCGCGCAGACGTCCCGAAGCGTTCCGGCACGTCCCGCGCGTCAGCGCACCGGCGTGCTCTGCGCCTGCTGCGGGGCGATGCCCAGGGCGGTCGTGTACTTGGCCAGGGCCAGCTTGCCGATCGCCGGGTAGGGGCCGAGCGGCTCGGAGGCGGAGCAGCCCGCCTCCTCGGCCGCCGCCTCGAGCAGCGACGCGTCGATCTCCGGCCCGATCAGGTACGGCGCGAGCGCGAGCTGCTGCGAGCCCGAGGACCGAAGCTGCTCGGCCACGGACGCGATGGAACCCTCCTGGTCCAGGGCCGCCGCCATCACCGGCACCGCCAGGCGCGCGGCGAGCAGCATGCCGGTGATCCCGGCCGCCTGCGCCGCCTCGTCACCGCCCACGGACGCCAGGATGATGCCGTCCGCGGCGGTCGCCACCGTGAACAGACGGGCCCGGTCGGCGCGGGCCAGACCGGCCTCGGACAACCGTACGTGCAGCGCCTCGGCGAGCAGCGGGTGCGGGCCCAGCACGTCGGTCAGCTCGGCAGCCACCCGGCTGTCCATGACGGCCTGGCGGATCCGGCGCAGCAGCGCGCTGTCCGGGCCCGCCAGCAGCGGCACGACGACGGCGACGGGGCCCTCGGGCTCCTTCACATCCGCCCCGGCGACGAGCGCCAGCTCGTAACGGGCCGTGCGCTCCTCGGCGGCGTGAACCAGCACCGCACGCAGCGAGGGGTACTCCGCGTCGTCCCCGTCGAGATACCCGATCAGGGCGTTGAGGCCGGGCAACTCGGAGCGGGCTATGCTCACGACCTCCTCGGCGAGACCGCGCGTCGCACCGCTGGGCGTGCCCGGCACCGCGAGGACGAGCGCGGGCGCGCCTTCGGGAGCCACCAGGGGCTCGGGACGGCGGTGCCGTCCGGGCTGGCGGGGGCGCGGCATTCGTACTGGCAGGCCGGACGCGGGCCCAGTGGAGGAGCTCATGGCGCCGCATGTTACTGGTTTCCTGGGCTCCCCTGTTCGGGGAGGGTGCAGGTGAGCGGTATCCGTCCGGTTTTGTCGGATGAGTTGCTCACGGAAAGGGTGTCACCCGCACGATTTCGGTCGCGGAAGGCGGCCGGCGGCGGTCCGGAAAACCATGCCAGGGGCATCCTTTTCGGACGCGTACGGCGACCTGCCCCGGACACCCGTGCGTGCGGGAGCGGTGCGGCCGCCGAGGCGGCGTCAGCTTTCCGGCGCGGTCGTCACCCACAGCATCGCCTCATCCCCCGGGAGGGTGAGGGAGCCGGTCGCGAGTCCGGTGGCGACGCGGACCGAGCCGTCCAGCGGATCACCCTCGGCCACCACCCGCCGTGCGTGCGGCAGCCGTTTCGCCAGCTCCTCCTCCAGGGGCGCGACGAGGGCGTCGCCCAGCTTCAGCAGGCCGCCGGTGACGGCGACCAGGGCCCCTTCCGCGCGCGGGCACACCGCGGCGGCGGAGTCGGCCATGTGGCGGGCCGCGGCGCGCATCACGTCCGCCGCGACGGGGTCGCCGTCCGCGCAGGCGGCGGCCACCTGGGGCGCGAAGGAGGCGAGGACGGCCGGGCGGTCGGGACGGGGGTACAGGACGCCGGGCAGCCCGGAGACCGGCCCGAACTGTTCCTCGGCCCGGGCGAGCAGCCGGGCGGAGCCGCCGTCGCGCCCGTCGTGGGCACGCAGGGCCGCCTCCAGCCCGGCCCGGCCGATCCAGGCGCCGCCGCCGCAGTCGCCGAGCAGATGCCCCCAGCCGTCCGCGCGGCGCCAGCGCGTCAGGTCGGTGCCGATCGCGATCAAGCCGGTGCCGGCGGCGACCACGGCACCCGGCCGGGGGCCCAGGGCGCCGGCATAGGCGGTGACGGCGTCGGCGGCGAGCGCGACGGTCCGGGTGCCCAGTTCGCGGGCGAGGGCGGCGGGCAGCTCGTCGCGCAGTCCGTCGCCGAGGGTGGCGAGACCGGCCGCCCCGACCACGACGACGCGGGGGCGCCGCACGCCCGTCTCGGCCGCCAGGGCCCGGGCCATGGGCACGAGTTGCTCCATGAGATGTCCGGGGTCGATCCCCCGCGCACCGGTGCGGACCGGTTCCCGGGACGTCCGCAGGCCCAAGACTCCGCGTCCGGCGGTCCCCGCGACGACCCGGAGGCCGGAGCCACCGGAGTCCACGGCGAGGAAGCCGTCCGCGTCCGCCGGGTCCGCGGCGGACGTCGACACCGCGCCGCCGGCCGGCCCGTCCCCTGCTCCCCGGCCGGTCACGACCGGCACCGGTCCGCGGGCCGGTGCCGCGGTGTCAGCCCGGACGGCCGGGGCCGACCGGGAACGGCCGCCGCCCGGCGGACACCGGCGGGGCGGCCGGGCAGCCGCCGCGCGTCGGGCGCGGCCGGGCGCGACGGTCCCACCGGGCCGGCGGAGGCCGGAGAGGTCACGGGCGCGGAACGACAGGGCTCACCCTCGCCAAGGCTCCGGCGGAATGCGTGGATCACTGGACTCGACGTGCCCCTCTCGCCCCGACGACCGCTGCGGGGTCCGCTCGACACTCTGTCAGAAGATCATGAGGAAGAGTAGGGCCCGCGGGTGCGCCCCCTTCGGCCCGGGCCTGCGGCCCCGCGTACGCCAGTAGAGTGATCGCCCGTGGCACCACGACCCCTACATGAACTCGTCGAGCCCGGCTGGGCGAAGGCCCTGGAACCCGTGGCCGAGCGCATCGCCCGCATGGGCGACTTCCTCCGCGCCGAACTCGCGGCAGGCCGTACCTATCTGCCCGCCGGGCCGGACGTCCTGCGCGCCTTCCAGCAGCCCTTCGACGATGTCCGCGTCCTCATCGTCGGGCAGGATCCGTACCCCACGCCCGGGATGCCGATCGGCCTCAGCTTCGCCGTGGCTCCCGAGGTGCGCCGTCTGCCCGGCAGTCTGATCAACATCTTCCAGGAGCTGCAGAGCGACCTCGGTGTGCCCCGCCCCTCCAACGGGGACCTCACCCCCTGGACGCGGCAGGGGGTGCTCCTGCTGAACAGGGCGCTGACGACGAGGCCCAACAATCCCGGCTCACACCGGGACAAGGGCTGGGAAGAGGTCACCGAGCAGGCGATCCGCGCGCTCGCCGAGCGGGACAAG
It contains:
- a CDS encoding HAD family hydrolase, coding for MSTLGDISVIFDLDGTLVDSEPNYYEAGRQVLAEHGVPDFTWEQHEGYVGISTRETVADWKQRYGLAASVEELVAAKNRRYLELARASTRVYPEMRKFVELLATERVPMAVASGSSPRAIEAILAATGLDAYLRTVVSADEVARGKPAPDVFLEAARRLGARPADCVVLEDAAPGAAAAHAAGMRCIAIPYVAAQAAAPEFATAGLLLRGGQREFTARAAYDWLARSAPSS
- a CDS encoding Lrp/AsnC family transcriptional regulator; its protein translation is MAVDELDTRILRLLLEQPRTSVREYARILGVARGTVQARLDRLERDGVITGTGPVLSPAALGHPVLAFVHIEVTQGHLDDVGDALAAVPEIVEAFSITGGGDLLTRVVARDNAHLEDVIQKLISLPGVVRTRTEVALRERVPHRLLPLVESLGRTARG
- a CDS encoding FUSC family protein, translated to MLKRVFVAPDPGRTRLRFATRAVLGIALAVVVCGVAGHSLQGVVTGGLAALLALFTVTDATVRGQAVTTALLPAVGLPVLAAAAELHDHPVARDLTFLAVVGLGVYARRWGPRGHSLGVFAFMTYFVAQFLHATTDRLPELFASVLLSVLSAAAVRFGLWCYERRLPPAPVPVPPGGTGLARVTTRQAVQATAGAGFALVVGQLVSGQRWYWAVGATWWIFVNTTSRGETLVRGFRRVLGTVLGIGLGLLVAVPAQGAALPTAVLAAVCVFGIFYTAAVSYTWMMLCVTVLAGSLYGLLGVLTPGLLVLRLAETAVGALGAALAVLLVLPVTTHAVTDAWIQRALRCVHACTAEAAARLAGDESADPAPRVAELEQALARVRLSVAPLVHPLNPALGRKRRARRVLALLDDCAREIRGLVAVAADPVASHDARLAAACWRVESAVEALTGGGAVPAREAGREPAVEPALAHLHGLERALAELAVPLRAGSGSPLVGA
- a CDS encoding lactonase family protein codes for the protein MAEGDGRQRRAFIGSFTAAGGPGIVTARVAPETGALTALGALDGVPDPSYLALSPDGGTLYAVSETADGAVAAYRVRGDRPEPAGAPVPVDASGPTHLSLFAGHVLTANYGSGSVTAVPLRADGTLARAASGVLRHTGSGPHSPRQQSPHAHQVQPDPSGRWAVSVDLGTDSVRVCTLTDGVPAVHREAALRPGSGPRHLAFHPDGTRAYVVNELTPTVTVCRWDAAEGSLQPLAETPVLPGVPAGDAYPSGIVASRDGRFVWTATRGEDVLSVLAVEGETLRLLGTVPCAGRWPRALTESDGVLYVANERSGDVTWFPVDPGTGLPRRGGSLEVPAASCVIFD
- a CDS encoding sirohydrochlorin chelatase translates to MSSSTGPASGLPVRMPRPRQPGRHRRPEPLVAPEGAPALVLAVPGTPSGATRGLAEEVVSIARSELPGLNALIGYLDGDDAEYPSLRAVLVHAAEERTARYELALVAGADVKEPEGPVAVVVPLLAGPDSALLRRIRQAVMDSRVAAELTDVLGPHPLLAEALHVRLSEAGLARADRARLFTVATAADGIILASVGGDEAAQAAGITGMLLAARLAVPVMAAALDQEGSIASVAEQLRSSGSQQLALAPYLIGPEIDASLLEAAAEEAGCSASEPLGPYPAIGKLALAKYTTALGIAPQQAQSTPVR
- a CDS encoding N-acetylglucosamine kinase, which codes for MSTSAADPADADGFLAVDSGGSGLRVVAGTAGRGVLGLRTSREPVRTGARGIDPGHLMEQLVPMARALAAETGVRRPRVVVVGAAGLATLGDGLRDELPAALARELGTRTVALAADAVTAYAGALGPRPGAVVAAGTGLIAIGTDLTRWRRADGWGHLLGDCGGGAWIGRAGLEAALRAHDGRDGGSARLLARAEEQFGPVSGLPGVLYPRPDRPAVLASFAPQVAAACADGDPVAADVMRAAARHMADSAAAVCPRAEGALVAVTGGLLKLGDALVAPLEEELAKRLPHARRVVAEGDPLDGSVRVATGLATGSLTLPGDEAMLWVTTAPES
- a CDS encoding uracil-DNA glycosylase, with product MAPRPLHELVEPGWAKALEPVAERIARMGDFLRAELAAGRTYLPAGPDVLRAFQQPFDDVRVLIVGQDPYPTPGMPIGLSFAVAPEVRRLPGSLINIFQELQSDLGVPRPSNGDLTPWTRQGVLLLNRALTTRPNNPGSHRDKGWEEVTEQAIRALAERDKPLVSILWGRDARNLRPHLDRYPVIESAHPSPRSADRGFFGSRPFSRANDHLARQGAAPVDWRLP